The Labrus mixtus chromosome 18, fLabMix1.1, whole genome shotgun sequence DNA segment TTCCTTGAAGTACAAACATGTCCTTGTTAAGTCTCTTACTTTCACCAACACATTATTAACATGGCTGTTTAAGTTCCCTTCAATATACAGGAAATATGTTTCCATACAGCTCTTTAGATGAATGGTATGACATCTTAAATTATACGTTAGAAAAGCTTGTAATGGGGGGATTTAGCTTACCTTGGGGGGTTTGAAGGGGTAGTCTGTTGGAAAATGAATTGTCAAGAAGAAAACGCCTCCCTGATATGGACTTTCAGTCTGAAAGCAAGCAACACATTTACATACTTTAGAGGAGAATCACCCAAATCCCTCATGTCCTCATTATCAAGTCAAATGTTAACCTTTATCTCATGAGTTCATTTAAAGTAGTAAAAGGGGGCAATGACAAAATACAACACGgtgatgcattaaaaaaaaaaaaacacacagggcaACAACTCATCATAAAATGTCGACTTACAGGTCCCATGATTGTGGCTTGCCAgtgaaacactgcagagagaacagaaagtaaatgttataaaaacaggaaaaaggtcACAGGTACGAGATCTGACGGACTTCTGAGCCGCCTCCGCAGCTTCAAAGACACCTTTATAGACTACACTCAGTCAATACTGTGCTGCATTTATGTTGGGACACTTCTCCTTTGTGTAATGTTACTTCAACAGTGCAATCTGTAAACGGGTCTACAGTTTGTCTCAGTCGCCCATGTGTGCAGCACTTCTACTTATTATCattttacttcagcatcttttgcactattcaccactgcactgtttcatatttagtcatgtaaatattagtattttcttattatgtttattgttgatatttaatgttgtacctgtacataagagagcacagtcaaccaaagttaaattccttgtgtgtgtaagcatatcTGGCCAAggaatctgattctgattctacgAGCTGGATAACACCGTCTGCAGGTGCAACCTCTACATCGTCCAACACTGCACGttagggctgggtatttccaCATCCACACgatacaaatacagatgtttttttgttgctctatttggcgTTTTACGGAGTTAAGGAGCTAGCCTCAGcgcttagcagggagtgactgccCCCCAtaacaaaaaatagatttttagtTATGaaaagttatgaatctatttaaaatcttagaagaatcttgatttttacataaatctaATTTTTTCCCCAGCTCTAATAGTGATATACGTTGGttttggataatgaccatgtccaacagctgttctttatggttgagaataacagcagaggcataTTAAAGATCCTAAtacttaaaacacttcaattcagATCCTCAGATACTCTAGGAatccattaaaacattttaatcccAGAACTGTGTTTATGGTGAtattgtgaactgcaccatcAGACAACTGTCTTTGAAAACTGTCGTGACAGCTTTGCAGGCAAATCGATTCTGAAACATCTGCATCGATAAATGTATTTGAAAGGAGCACGATATATATTgacatattgattttttttaaggctgttaTGAGGCGTCGTCAAAAGATCAACagattggctttttttttttttaaacgttctGTGGATGGTTATGGATCTAAcgtgtttggattaaatctctTACTGGATTTAAATTGTGGGGACTCAGTTTGGTGGATTATGATGATCAAGAGAGTTCAGTAAATCTAAAATGATATGTTTGAAGACGTTGTTTGTTTGTCGCTGGtctgacacacatacaaacacacaagtgtgtgaagtatttctgattctgatgttgaTAACAATAGTGTTACTCTAAAGTCCAGAAAATTTCCCGACCCTCATCCTCAAGCTCGGTCAATTTGAGCTTTCGTCATTTTAACAGAAGTTTCTATCTGCTGTGTCATGGAGTATTTCCTACTGACACACGATAGagccaatcacaagatagaaggcgggacataacgttgGAATGAATTAGATCTGATAATTTGCtttgattttactttttaattggTCTGACATTAGTAGTAAACAGCCCTGAGCACAGAATGAGTCATGAGAAATACCCAGATGCTTTATGGGaatatatttggcagataagtgaacattttaaaacgcTGGATTGAAAccaggaaaatgtgtttttctttgaaggGGACTTGGTGGGCAACTACACTACGAAGATGATAAAGCAACAGATGCAGGACAGGCGAAGTCCAGGGGTCGCCTTCCAAACAGGAAACTATCTTTTATGATACATTAGGTGTGCCATTGAAATACAAAGTCCTACATATTCCAAAGAGACTGTTGAATtataatttaaaacaatttcaaatttgatttatttgcattCTAGTTTCTTAAATGCCAAGACTTCCTgggctcttctttttttaaacaatagcAAATCATATCTTATGAACTTTAAGTCATTAAAACCAGACATTTCAGAGATGTAACCTCAGTCCTTAAGATAGTCATAAACAGAATAACACGTGTTTTAGCCTTTAAGAGTTTTAGGAAAGTGTCTGGGACACTTACTGTCATCACCCACTGGGCCGGCTGAGCACTGTGCAGGAGGGTCACGAGAAAAATCGTTGAGCTCCTGTAATGAAAAGAGGTTTAGAACAATAACCAAATTAGACCACAGTAATCTTCACAGACAAAACAACCAGGAGACAGGATCTGAAATAAACATGCCAACacggggggtgggggtggtggggaAACGGAGCTGCGTTTATTTCACAACACCTTCCTGCCCGTGTTGTTATCTCCTGCAACTCTCTTCCAAGTTCAACACATCAACAGCTCataggggagggggggggggggtgggctaCTTTGTTATCGCCATCACATTTTACAGCCAGATGAGCCTGAAGCGTACATTCACTACAAGTATTTTTAGGTCCACAGCTACTTCGGAGTGAGGTGGAAACCTCCGCCCCACCCCGGGTCTTCTGACACGCACCATAACACAAGATAGTTCATGGATTTCACTGGAAGAGGTAATCTAGTCAACAACAGAGTGACGCCGAGGGCAGAACTTGTGTTGTGATACTGGATATCATGTATGGTCTTATGGCCAGCCTTTAGACCACTTTGTCACAATACTGTATAGTCCTGGATTTCCCCAAAAGATCTCTGAGATCTTGTGGGTTTCATCCAGTAGACTCTGAATATTTGCGTCTGatttggtctcaccctgccttgatCCCTAAACATCAAGTTATTGCTCCGCCTTGAGTCGGTGTTCATGTCCAACTCGTTTTCCTGaagtgtccgacaccacatgaatgcagggcAACATTTGGTTTCAATCACTGCTTTGTATCACACTTTAAATGCACAATTTGTAAAttccagggggctctcaatcaaaacaattacaaaatatGACGTTggggctggcggggaatcatgggagtgattctctgctactccacccaCAACCctgttgaaaacaaactctgagttgaccgtagtcaaggcGACCGGgtcgacctgaggaagagaatatgtttacagacaagCTAATGTGtcagagtataatttacatgacgtttttatcgcAGCGGCACAAACAGCAAACAGTACGggagctttcagtagcagttcccgGTTTGATGTAATTACTGGTGTTTCTACGGCAACAACCACGGCAAGTTGTGTCTGTAATCATGGCAGGTGCCACAACAAAACACGTCCCACTACAACTACAAAAATTACGTCTTTCTCTAGTTTTAAGAACTGTTGAAACTATTTGATTTTATgtcagaactttaaaaaaacaacaacaacatattttcaCCATTTCCAtgtcatgtatggaggctgtcgtctcaagcaggtggcccgggttcacatcccacctgtggcttctttcccgcatgtcgttccctgctctctgactctatccactgtcctatctctccattaaaggcacaaaaagcccaaaaataaatctatatatatatagtgctttatatcaattcaaatcttaacattaccatattgtcttttttatcctactacaactttaaatattttcctcttatgtatttattttaatatcttgttgcttttatgtgtcgtattttatacatattttaattcttattggtgtgcattagtctctcaactactttttgtcaataacttttcggcactttgaactgcaatttaatttgtctgaaaggtgctatttaaataaagtttgattgattgatattgtaCCTTTAACAATCCAGGtgttttcctccctccctccattatattatatcatattctGCTGCCAACTTCCTCCATTTAACTGCCAGAACACACCCTGTGATGTGCACAGAACAAATACTATCACATACCAAGGAAGTGCATCATGACTGACACACAGCAGTGAGTCAGGAAGTTCTGGAAACATCGATAATATTATGAAATATGTTCTTATATTAACACACACTTAGCACGTACATAACATCCTaaacgcgtgtgtgtgtgtgtttatgtaaacCTAAGTAGTGTTGGGAAACTCACGCGGCCTCTCTATGACGTCACTTCGACGAACACACCAGACCTGTAACCGAAGATGCTAACGCTAATGCTAACTAGCTCGCTGTGGCTAACCGAAACCGTTTCCGCGTAGTAGCCGGTGCGGGGAGTGAAAACAACAGGCACACCGAggggaacaaacacacaacatacaattaATGTtaacacaaccacaaaaaaaacactttaaagtccCCTCGGTTCTGTTTTACCGCCGTTTCTCACCGGATTCAGCGGTGAGGGAGGCTAACGCGGCGAGGCGACACATTTTAGCATCGCTGACATGTAAGCTAACAGTAAGCTAGCAGCATCGACGTTGTCTTTACCTTGTGGATCCTTTTCAGAGCCATCCTCTCTCGATGTTATTCTCTTTGATTTGAAGGCTTTCCGATGCGAGCAGTAAGCGGCAGCTGTAGTGTGCCAGGATGATTCACAATCCCGTCAAATATGTTGACACCGGGGCTTTTCTTTTCCTCGAGCTAGCGCAGTTAGCCGAACGGAGCTAAAACTACGTATGCGCGGAGATGCTAACAAAGCTAGCGGTGCGATCTTTCTCTCCAGCTGACGTTAACGGCGTCCTTCGATGACCCTTCGCTTTCCTTGACGTTTCAGCGTCTTATGTTGGATTATTTAAATCCCGGTACAGGTTGAGTAAGTGCTCGTATCAGGTGAAGTGTCCCCCCCGTCGACAAAgtgctcctctcttcttttgCTTTCGGTCGCCGTCGTTTGCCCACTAGCGGCTGGCTGCTGTTATTTGAAGCTTTATGGAGGAAGGCGGTCCCGGTCTGTGCTGACTGACGGGACCCGGATGTGGAGGCAGATTGGTTACAAACAGCATGTATGACAAACCAGTCAGCATTACATTTTACTGTTATGAGCCCTTATGTGTGCAATAAGAaaacttattttcatttcattgttcagtgttccccttgttgttattttttgtattatatctgcTATATATGCTTTAAttcagtgtataacttctgtacagtttattttaaatcacttagctgttactactggctgcctgttagttttcgtgttgattttaaaattattttattagtttataaagcattacatggccttgcaccagactacctatcagatatgattttagtttatgaaccagtacggcccctcagatcctccagttcctctctcttagttgttccacagagcaggacagaaacctttcagctgttacgctctGAGACCGTGGAacgaccttcctgagggtctgagaggagcccacaatcttaaaactcatttattcagtctggctttttttttttatatcaattcaaatcttaacattactgtattgtctctTTTATCCTacgacaattttaaatattttcctcttatgtatttattttaatatgttgttgcttttatgtgtcgtattttattttatttttatacatattttttaattcttattggtgtgcattagtctctcaatgattttataaactactttttgccAACAACTtctctgcactcttgttaagcactttgaactacaatttaatttgtctgaaaggtgctatataaataaagtttgattgattgattgactacaacttatttatttttactttttcttttcttctttttttcttataatgctattctattttatatataattttaactttttttgtagaagctgactcagggagaaacgcacaagaattccaatgtacctgtactgtcctgtacctgtgcaaatggtaataaacatctattctattctaaatatagaggctgggaagtgcaacagaaaataacaaagtgtGCAACACTTTTACTAaggacaaaacacatttacattttagaaaacaagttTACAAGTGAGATCACATGTGCTGTAACCCCTCACATTATTACCATTCAAGGTTAGAATAGTTTTGGTTTCATCAtcttcttacatctttttaaatctttggtcctcttggtctcagctcgtgttgttgggttcttgtgatggttcttatgatggttcttgtgatggttcttatgatggttcttgtgatggttcttgtgatggttcttatgatggtcgggttatatatgtctgttgggtatcgtgcactttgggttcttttctgttgaattgtatttcattatttttagtattttgcatttgttatgttcttgctgttgtttatgttcttctgtgtttggtttagtttgtttttgtttttattgtttgtcaaagcactttgtaaacctgtgtttttaaaaggtgctatataaataaagttattattattattattattattattattaataaatatggaggctgggaagtgcaacagaaaataataaaagtgtgCAACACTTTTATCAAGgacaaaatacattaaaatttcaataaacacatttacattttagaaaacaagttCACAAGTGGCAGATCACATGTCCTGTAACCACTCACATTATTACCATTTAAGGTTAGAATAGTTTTGGTTTCTTCATtcgtttttatttctatttcggtttgtcttttattttcaatttcacTTTAGTTTGTATTGGTTTTAAATGCTGCCTCACTTTTTGTTTCGATTTTATCAGAGATGCACCAattatagactgtaaatattaatggacaaagcctgagtgacgacaggctgagagctggagctgaggcaggttttaaacctcctgacaaaccgttacaccgcgcccacctgtcaatcaggtcagctacacgcctaactatagATAACACATATTGTTCGTAAATCCAAAACGGATGCGTTACCCACCGTACAATGTGTGCCAATTGAGACACGTGGTAATctgacctatttgtttttttgtaccagactgtaaacatgttaattttcACAGTAATGCTTTTTGggctgtgaagtttcttgttctaaatccactctgatcctgtatttgatcatgtctataaacccctctatttcagccctgctcagaacaggctgtttctgtgtctgtacctttaaatatgtaaatgagccgtgtctgaccacaccccctctctggaaggacttgggtgtactcagtgctttctcgctccatgtcctattgtttacggtgagaaggcagactcggagggcagaacaaacacctagctgtgggagtgtcacccacctgggggaggggctactgccctttgtgatgtcatgaagggaaaatctccaaacggcctgtttgagcacacattttctgaaaagtggagcaggcagaagacggagaggatggacttttctcatcattggggggtttgtagacgaactagagacacatgttagagttagaggaacatggtgaagtgtgttttgcataatatgacctttaaatgttttgctttcAGCCTCATGGAAACAGTTTGGCCTGTCGATGACATACATCAGAGATAATATTTTTAGAGCTGCATAAAGATAATGACTTTACTGTGAtgcatttatcatttacattaaattccttcttatttaaaaatcaacatgttGGCCAGTCTCATCTGGACTCTCTTAACTTTACAGCTACAGAAGTTCTGTTCAGACTTCATAAACCTGGCACAcaaagcccctcccccctccctccctgtgcACCTGTCATGATTTTATTAACTTTCATTAATTTAgaaacagcagtaaaaaaaataaaaaggagaacaTGTTCACAGCAGTAATTTAATACTGGGCGATGGAGTACAAAAGAGTGATTGATGATTAACGACTGCTGAAGCTTTTCCTGGGCACGCACGGGACacattaaattaaagtaaaCGTCTTCACTCGTAACCTGCCGTCATTTGGTATTTTAAGATAATTGCTTTACATAATATCTCTGAttatttttacatcattttctttACAGTTTCACAAAAAAGGGCTTCACACAGTTAAGCCTCCGGTCGGCGTCTTCGGCAGCACATTCACATCAAAGAAATattttatattagttcacataGAGAAGGCAAAATATGTTCCACTCTCCATTATGGAGAATCACCCTTTGATTCCTTCAAGGCACTGATGCAGAGCAGTCCgtctctgtgttctgtgtttgtgcaggaggaggaggacgctCGGTGGAGGGGGCTGAGGGGGGAAAGTTTCAGCCTCTCCGAGCTGCCGATTTTATGACTTTTTGGATCGTCGGCGCAGCCTAAGAGTTCTGAGTGTTCATGAGGTGATTCAAGAGACGTTTGGCTCATATGAGACGCCACAGGATCTGATTCACCTTTGTTTAATTTGACGCTGCTCCATGACTCAGGAGTCTCATCACAGGCTTCTGTACCTCCACCGTTTTGTGGCGTTCTAGGACACGAAGTGACCTCAAATTTAGCCGCGTCAGAGCCAGGTTGAGGCTCGGCTGTGCTCTCATTCACAGCATTAGGAGTCAGTGGCGTCTCCTCGCCGCGCTCATGCATGTAAGGAGGGGACGTTTTACCTAACAAGACATCAGAGCTGTTGACTCCCTCTGGAGCGCAGCCTGAAGCCGGGCCGACAAATCCAACAAAGTCTCCACTGGAGCTGAAACGCAGACCCTGAACAGCGTCTCTGTgaggttcttcttctttgtctttaccTTCTGTGTCACAATCTCCATGCTCAAAGCTTTCCTGCTCCtctttcccctcttcctcctcttcctcttcctcgtcgGGATCAGGAGTTACATCTTCACTCCGTGCATCTGTGCAGTCCTCCTGGTTCTGCCCTCCCTCCTGTGCAGCCGGATCCggctccgtctctctctgagtcGGTGCAGCGGGAGCATCGCCTGAAGCCGGGCTCGGAGCGGACGGGTTGGGTCGGACCGTCTGGTGGCACATGGGGCAGGTCTCCTGCACGTACAGCCACTTGCGGAGGCAGTTACCGTGGAAGAAATGTCCGCAGTATGTGATCACAGCCGAGCTCATCTCCTGTGAGGAGAGACACATTTCTGTtactcacaacaacaacaacaacaacaacaacaacagtccctctgcacctttaagaaaaaactaaagacccagctcttaatgaacacctacgacctccatgatgatgatggttttttaCTTCCCCTGAGGAAGAATGGGTGCAGACAGCACTAATGCTGGGGCGCAAGTTAATTGTTTCAGGATGGAAGGCCCCCTCTGCCCCCTCTGTCAATCTGTGTCGTAATAATTTGGGTAGACTAGCCGCATTGGAGGGTTTCCAAGCTGGAGAGGCTTGGGGAATCTTATCCTTGATGGGTGATGGCGGACCCTCGGGAGTCAGCCACACTGTACTTTATGCCCTGTCGTTGGGCCTGTTGTCGCCGAGCACCGTGTGCACTTTCGAtgactattttgttttttgttgttgttgttgttgttgttgtagtattGTTTCAGTtgaaagctttttctttttcttttactttttcattttgagtCTTATTTTGTTAGATTGTCCcaattaatgtttttgtttgttctttaccTTCATGTGTGAGTACTTACATGATTATTTGTCACCAATATGTCTGTTACTGTTATCTGCTACTTGATAATTGgaaaattcaataaaatgttaatcataaaaaaatgatgataatgGTTTTATTAGATAATGACAATGACGTATTTAGGATGGTTTGAATGCTCTTAAGAACAGCTTtcaatgttgtgctctgcctctggtcacttcctgtcagcacctgtgtgtccgatcagacttaaaagctgtttgtttcgaaatgaattgtagaatatttaTGACATATTCTTAGTagcagtgtttttgtttgacttcTTATTGTTCAGTGGACGACGTGCAGAGACATTGATCATGTATTCTCCTCATTAATctcttgttttattgtgatttcTTTATGCAGTTGCATTCACAGATATCCGtctctgtttttatctctcatctcgtctctgtgatgatgtcacctgAACTTCCCCTCTGAGATTTGTAAAACCAAAATATCGACGAGCTGCTGCCCTGCGCTGATGTGTCACATCGTCCTGCAAACATTCGCTCTGTTTTTCATCAAGATTTTACTTCTgctgtttcatttgaaaacaaacttGTGATCATTGTCAAGGACAGGTACAAACAGGTTTTTATAAAAAACTGTGGCTGAAGGCCAAAGAGGGGGAAACAAGCAAACTGGAAAAACAGGAGCAGCATACCTTtaaggtatacacacacacacgctgttaGATATTATATGTACACACAGTCGTGTTTGTCACAGCGCTCACAGTGACTCTGCCTCGTGCACGTCAGCTGTACTGACAAATATCAAGTTACTGGTATCATGATCATATGTTGGGTAAGAATATATTTCATATACTTCGAGGGTGGTGTCGACAATAAAGTGGAGTTTGACTTATTGCCCATTAATTAACATTTATTAACcgttcttaaaggagcaatatgtaactctgaccccctagtgtttaaaatgggtactgcagtctaaattctaaacatcatatagagctgtctcccccccccccccctctctagagtcgatgctcactcaggtcaccatgtggtggactctgaagcttcagtgtttatccagctctgcatgggtctgtaaacctttctgtgttctaacctctctccatttttcaaaagcatctccaatattgatcctagtttgagcacgtttctgctcgtggagcttattagaaacatgcagaggctttttaggtcgggtacaatcacttctatctgaaccacttctcttgctcgCTTCCATCgctacaacacctgttgacctgataactgctctcatatctggaaaaccgaggggcgtccaaaacggtcgtgtgggggtcgccttaaaaccgcctaccttctctggtccaaacaaatccagactcaCCTGGAAGCAGATGGAGCAGACGTCGTTGTGTCGCTGCAGCTCCCGCTCCGTGGCTCTGGGCAGCGAGTTGATCTTCTTGGCCGCCTCCTGCCTGAGCAGGAAGCTCCTCCAGCCCGACTGAGCTCGGAGCCACACGTTGAAATAAGAGTGGATGATGATGACGGAGGCGCCCATCCAGCTCCACTCCCCGAACAGAGACTCCCAGGTGCCGTACGCCACCACGCAGAGTGCCACCACGAACTCCAGTACCCGGCTGACGGCGTTCACCCAGTAGATGACCTCGTCCAGGCTCTCGATCGGGTCGCTGCGGAAGAGCTCCACCATGAAGAGGGAGTAGATCAGCATGGTGCCTGTGacctggagacaaacagaaCTTTACCAAAATAACAGTGACAAAACTCTTCTGCCAccaaactcctaaaaaaaactcatgagcatctgaatgtttctctcttcacccggcgtgtctcctccagcctcctcgtatttattctgcagaaagtcagagtgagctgatgtgagaacgcagcaggatataatcaggagaattcacctggagccagtgggaggggccagtgggagggggggtgacctttattccctgtgatcgctgcatgaccatagactgtctgcacgccacctctaccatctccgtgctctaatcaacctgctgctgcatgtttcctgttctccaggatgttcttctccactctttagttcacattgagattctcttcaactacatgaagcattgatatgaagacacatattctcattatagcgcaGAAAAGCCGACTCTAATTCGATTTTGATTTGGTTTAGAAATCCATTTTCTGAGCTTTCATTTGGTGTTCAGACATACTcagcagcctttttttcttttcccaaaaccaataaagaaatcagCAGACGAGCATTCAATTACAAAGCTCCCTCTGACTGGAACAATCTACCTTTAAACATCAGAACAATTATAGATTCGctacacatttttaagaaaatCACTGCTACCTTTTCTTACAAAACCATGTTGCTGCTTCCAATGGTAATGTCTTCTTACCCCTCTAATAtcacatctttttgttttcttgattgcATATGTCATTATGTGCATCTACCTCTGATGATTTTGTGTGGGTGCTGTGGCTTTGCGGGAGGGATATGTGGGCGGTTGGGTGT contains these protein-coding regions:
- the zmp:0000000662 gene encoding RING finger protein 145 codes for the protein MPRLEELANVALRVPSILVLDLLYKCDIDGLTEHLKAKNEDLLFKYKYVIWNMYYLGHLVNVVVLVLPLRHIVTLYLHILATLLLYMGHQISKDYVREELQYGYEGAVYLDSLAFNRFVSAMTSQIILSTLCAFLMKTRKVWLFSAHMLPLLARLCAAPHATLLTVNTFSMGLTGAGITVFLLSHLFLPYRLARAAYSELLQLEVIELYRLLAVGISLWNQFAVPVLFSVFWFVLFVVQLCSDAMSANASATASHQGILFFLLTSVSECCATPYSLLGLTFVVSYLALGLLNLCKFYLGGYAAVQNENVMHRGVTEGVTLLLLALQTGLLDMQALQRTFLLSIILFIVVTSTLQSMIEITDPVILALGASRNRSLWKHFRGLSMCLLLLVFPVFMAYKISQFFHMDFWLLILVSSCMLTSLQVTGTMLIYSLFMVELFRSDPIESLDEVIYWVNAVSRVLEFVVALCVVAYGTWESLFGEWSWMGASVIIIHSYFNVWLRAQSGWRSFLLRQEAAKKINSLPRATERELQRHNDVCSICFQEMSSAVITYCGHFFHGNCLRKWLYVQETCPMCHQTVRPNPSAPSPASGDAPAAPTQRETEPDPAAQEGGQNQEDCTDARSEDVTPDPDEEEEEEEEGKEEQESFEHGDCDTEGKDKEEEPHRDAVQGLRFSSSGDFVGFVGPASGCAPEGVNSSDVLLGKTSPPYMHERGEETPLTPNAVNESTAEPQPGSDAAKFEVTSCPRTPQNGGGTEACDETPESWSSVKLNKGESDPVASHMSQTSLESPHEHSELLGCADDPKSHKIGSSERLKLSPLSPLHRASSSSCTNTEHRDGLLCISALKESKGDSP